The following coding sequences are from one Triticum dicoccoides isolate Atlit2015 ecotype Zavitan chromosome 4A, WEW_v2.0, whole genome shotgun sequence window:
- the LOC119285972 gene encoding 3-oxoacyl-[acyl-carrier-protein] synthase II, chloroplastic-like — protein sequence MSAVAPPLRTWIVAACLSATCVADDERKQRNYIGGGLFGTRRQPAARRRGGTRSGVPIAVSFHPERGAVENNKSETKQRRVVVTGMGVVTPLGHEPDEFYNNLLQGLSGISEIEAFDCSSYPTRIAGEIKSFSTDGWVAPKLAKRMDKFMQYLIVAGKKALENGGVTEDIMNELDKSRCGVLIGSGMGGMKVFSDAIEALRVSYRKMNPFCVPFATTNMGSAILAMDLGWMGPNYSISTACATSNFCILSAANHIMRGETDLMLCGGSDAPIIPIGLGGFVACRALSQRNSDPTKASRPWDMDRDGFVMGEGAGVLLLEELEHAKQRGAEIYAEFLGGSFTCDAYHMTEPHPEGKGVILCVENALADAGVTRQDINYVNAHATSTQLGDLKEFQALCRCFGQNPQLRVNSTKSMTGHLLGAAGGIEAVAVIQAIRTGWIHPNINLDNPDKNVDVNLLVGSQKERCDVKVALSNSFGFGGHNSSILFAPF from the exons ATGTCGGCAGTGGCGCCACCGCTGCGCACTTGGATCGTCGCCGCCTGCTTGTCTGCAACCTGCGTCGCAGACGATGAAAGGAAGCAGCGCAACTACATCGGCGGCGGGCTTTTCGGCACGCGCCGCCAGCCTGCTGCGCGCCGCCGAGGCGGGACACGCTCTG GAGTGCCCATTGCTGTTTCCTTTCATCCTGAAAGAGGAGCTGTGGAAAACAACAAATCTGAAACCAAACAACGGAGGGTAGTTGTCACTGGCATGGGTGTCGTGACTCCGTTAGGCCATGAGCCTGATGAGTTTTACAACAACCTTCTACAGGGTCTCAGTGGAATAAGTGAGATAGAAGCATTTGACTGTTCCAGCTATCCCACG AGAATTGCTGGAGAAATCAAATCCTTTTCAACAGATGGTTGGGTTGCACCAAAGTTAGCTAAGCGAATGGATAAGTTCATGCAATATTTGATAGTTGCTGGTAAGAAAGCATTGGAAAATGGTGGAGTCACTGAAGATATCATGAACGAGTTGGACAAATCGAGATGTGGAGTTCTAATTGGATCTGGTATGGGTGGCATGAAG GTTTTTAGTGATGCAATTGAAGCATTGAGGGTCTCCTACAGGAAGATGAACCCATTTTGTGTACCTTTTGCAACTACAAACATGGGTTCTGCAATACTTGCGATGGATCTG GGCTGGATGGGCCCAAACTACTCTATCTCTACTGCTTGTGCCACTAGTAACTTCTGCATCCTGAGTGCAGCCAATCATATCATGAGGGGGGAAACT GATTTGATGCTGTGTGGTGGTTCTGATGCTCCAATTATACCAATTG GATTGGGAGGTTTTGTGGCATGTAGAGCTCTTTCACAGAGAAATAGTGATCCAACAAAAGCTTCTCGGCCTTGGGACATG GATCGTGATGGGTTTGTCATGGGAGAAGGGGCTGGTGTGCTTCTTTTGGAAGAACTTGAGCATGCAAAG CAAAGAGGTGCAGAAATATATGCAGAATTTCTGGGTGGAAGCTTtacgtgtgatgcatatcatatgacGGAACCACATCCTGAAG GGAAGGGGGTTATTCTTTGTGTTGAAAATGCACTAGCTGATGCAGGAGTAACAAGGCAAGACATTAACTATGTAAATGCCCATGCTACATCTACACAGTTGGGTGATTTGAAGGAATTCCAAGCTCTTTGCCGCTGTTTTGGGCAGAATCCTCAG CTAAGAGTAAACTCAACAAAGTCGATGACTGGCCACTTGCTAGGTGCTGCAGGTGGAATAGAAGCTGTAGCTGTTATACAA GCTATAAGAACTGGTTGGATCCATCCGAATATCAATCTAGACAATCCGGACAAAAATGTG GATGTCAACTTGCTGGTGGGATCACAAAAGGAGAGATGTGATGTGAAAGTCGCATTGTCGAATTCATTTGGATTCGGTGGGCACAATTCATCAATTTTATTTGCGCCCTTTTGA